A section of the Phacochoerus africanus isolate WHEZ1 chromosome 4, ROS_Pafr_v1, whole genome shotgun sequence genome encodes:
- the LOC125124229 gene encoding olfactory receptor 10H4-like yields MYLFTLLGNLLIMTTIWREHSLHTPMYLFLCALSTSEILFTVAITPHMLVDMLSTHHSISFVACASQMFFSFTFGFTHSFLLMIMGYDRYVAICHPLHYNTLMSTRDCARLVSWSWAGGSVMGMMVTMIVFHLTFCGSNEIHHFFCHVFALLKLACGKETSSVTLGVILVCVTALMGCLFLIVLSYVFIVAAILRIPSAEGRHKTFSTCVSHLTIVIVHYSFASIIYLKPKGPHSMDSNTLMATTYTVFTPFLSPIIFSLRNKELKNAMKRSFRRTFCPLSS; encoded by the coding sequence ATGTACCTGTTCACGctgctggggaacctgctcatcatgaCCACCATCTGGAGGGAGCACagcctccacacacccatgtacctCTTCCTGTGCGCCCTCTCCacctctgagattctcttcactGTTGCCATCACACCACACATGCTGGTTGACATGCTCTCTACCCACCACAGCATCTCCTTTGTGGCCTGTGCCAGCCAGATGTTCTTCTCCTTCACATTTGGCTTCACTCACTCCTTCCTGCTCATGATTATGGGCTacgaccgctatgtggccatctgccaccccctTCACTACAACACGCTCATGAGCACACGTGACTGTGCCCGTCTTGTGTCCTGGTCCTGGGCTGGTGGCTCAGTCATGGGGATGATGGTGACAATGATAGTTTTCCACCTCACCTTCTGTGGGTCTAATGAGATCCACCATTTCTTCTGCCATGTGTTTGCCCTCCTGAAGTTGGCCTGTGGGAAAGAGACATCTTCTGTCACCTTAGGTGTGATCCTAGTATGTGTCACAGCCCTGATGGGGTGCTTATTCCTCATTGTTCTCTCCTATGTCTTCATCGTGGCTGCTATCTTGAGGATCCCCTCTGCTGAGGGCCGGCACAAGACCTTCTCCACCTGTGTCTCCCACCTCACCATAGTTATTGTGCACTACAGTTTTGCCTCCATCATCTACCTCAAGCCCAAGGGCCCCCATTCTATGGACAGTAACACTCTGATGGCCACCACCTATACAGTCTTCACTCCCTTTCTGAGCCCAATCATTTTTAGCCTCAGGAATAAAGAGCTGAAAAATGCCATGAAGAGAAGCTTCCGCAGAACATTCTGTCCCCTAAGCTCCTGA
- the LOC125124230 gene encoding olfactory receptor 10H1-like, giving the protein MQGANFSSVTEFIFIGFSTFPHLQLMFFLLFLLMYLFTLLGNLLIMTTIWRERSLHTPMYLFLCALSISEVLYTFAVIPRMLADLLSTHHSIALTACASQMFFSFTFGFTHSFLLTVMGYDRYVAICHPLRYKVLMSPHGCACLVAWSWAGGSVMGMVVTSAIFHLTFCGSNVIHHFVCHVSPLLKLACGDNVSTVATAMGLVCISALLGCCLLILLSYAFIVAAILRIPSAEGRHKSFSTCVSHLTVVVVHYSFASVIYLKPKGPQSVEGDTLMGITYTVLTPFLSPIIFSLRNKELKNTMKKTFLSKLYPEKI; this is encoded by the coding sequence ATGCAGGGAGCCAACTTTTCATCAGTGACTGAATTCATCTTCATTGGCTTCTCCACCTTCCCTCATCTTCAGCTGATGTTCTTCCTGCTATTCCTGCTGATGTACCTGTTCACGctgctggggaacctgctcatcatgaCCACCATCTGGAGGGAGCGCagcctccacacacccatgtacctCTTCCTGTGCGCCCTCTCCATCTCCGAGGTTCTCTACACCTTTGCCGTCATCCCACGCATGCTGGCCGACCTGCTCTCCACCCACCACTCCATTGCTTTGACAGCCTGTGCCAGCCAGATGTTCTTCTCCTTCACATTTGGCTTCACCCACTCCTTCTTGCTCACTGTCATGGGCTATGACCGttatgtggccatctgccaccccctGCGCTACAAAGTGCTAATGAGCCCCCATGGCTGTGCCTGCCTGGTGGCTTGGTCTTGGGCTGGAGGCTCAGTCATGGGGATGGTGGTGACATCAGCCATTTTCCACCTCACATTTTGTGGCTCTAATGTGATCCATCATTTTGTCTGCCATGTGTCTCCTCTCCTGAAGTTGGCCTGTGGGGACAATGTCTCCACTGTGGCCACAGCCATGGGCCTGGTATGTATCTCAGCCCTCCTGGGCTGCTGCCTCCTCATCCTTCTCTCCTATGCCTTCATCGTGGCTGCCATCCTAAGGATCCCCTCAGCTGAGGGCCGGCACAAGTCCTTCTCAACCTGTGTGTCGCACCTCACCGTGGTGGTTGTGCACTACAGTTTTGCCTCTGTCATCTACCTCAAGCCCAAGGGTCCTCAGTCTGTGGAAGGAGACACGCTGATGGGCATCACCTACACGGTGCTCACTCCCTTCCTCAGCCCCATCATCTTCAGCCTCAGGAACAAGGAGCTGAAGAACACCATGAAAAAGACCTTCCTCAGTAAGCTCTACCCAGAAAAAATTTGA